A genomic window from Nicotiana sylvestris chromosome 11, ASM39365v2, whole genome shotgun sequence includes:
- the LOC138881271 gene encoding uncharacterized protein gives MEENASNEGANRASDLVAIKSGNYYFWYDNWIGLGALYHASSPDHWCDESIVHVDEVVENGAWNEDQLRDLLPDKLVDHIIETIKPPSAHNQKDKPWWKLETKGKFSVKSAWQHPKEETLPNIFLKSPVAKFIWKYISAPAWINIEGKKLVQVVNEWWRRPVNANLKPVYHAMPSLIKYTRVLWHLPPVEQIKYNTDGACIGDNEGASYSFCIRDGIGDLLYVQADSIEDATNNIAVAHEILVRYMIQSQYRPCVIETDSFLMKKVLEEVWEHPWSIAQQVEDIKALMTRGVFQVEHVLREGNKLDVPLANLTLEHQAMLQVHSFEEMDTQGRKILSSDKLQIPYIRVRTTKPNTK, from the exons ATGGAAGAAAATGCGTCAAATGAGGGAGCAAATAGAGCATCAGATTTGGTGGCAATTAAAAGTGGCAATTATTACTTCTGGTATGACAACTGGATTGGACTTGGAGCTCTTTATCATGCTTCAAGCCCAGATCATTGGTGTGATGAATCCATAGTACATGTGGATGAAGTTGTGGAGAATGGGGCATGGAATGAGGATCAATTAAGAGATTTGTTGCCAGATAAGTTAGTAGATCATATTATTGAAACCATTAAACCTCCTTCAGCCCACAATCAGAAAGACAAGCCATGGTGGAAACTGGAAACCAAAGGCAAGTTCTCAGTAAAGTCAGCTTGGCA ACATCCTAAGGAAGAAACATTGCCAAATATTTTCCTAAAATCTCCAGTGGCTAAATTCATCTGGAAATACATTAGTGCTCCAGCATGGATTAATATAGAAGGAAAAAAGCTTGTACAAGTTGTCAATGAATGGTGGAGAAGACCAGTGAATGCCAACTTGAAGCCAGTGTACCATGCCATGCCTAGTTTGATT AAGTACACTAGAGTGCTATGGCACTTGCCTCCAGTGGAACAGATCAAATATAATACAGATGGGGCATGTATAGGGGACAATGAGGGAGCTTCATATTCTTTTTGCATAAGAGATGGTATTGGTGATCTCTTATATGTACAAGCAGATTCAATAGAGGATGCTACAAATAATATAGCTGTAGCACATGAAATTCTGGTGAGGTACATGATTCAATCACAGTATCGCCCATGCGTAATTGAAACTGATTCATTCCTGATGAAGAAGGTGCTGGAGGAGGTTTGGGAGCATCCTTGGAGCATAGCCCAGCAGGTGGAGGATATAAAGGCCTTAATGACAAGGGGTGTGTTCCAGGTTGAACATGTACTACGTGAAGGTAACAAGCTAGATGTTCCTTTAGCTAACTTAACATTGGAGCATCAGGCTATGTTACAGGTCCACTCCTTCGAGGAGATGGACACACAAGGTAGGAAGATTTTAAGCAGTGACAAGCTTCAGATACCTTATATTAGGGTCAGAACAACCAAGCCAAATACTAAGTGA
- the LOC138881272 gene encoding uncharacterized mitochondrial protein AtMg00860-like codes for MITPPVAAPPAQATRGRGREGRGHPKRGGQARYYALAARTKVVASDSIITAPQESASDSERKKLYAKFSKCELWLDSVAFLGHVVSSEGIMVDLKKVEAVQSWPRPSSATSIRSFLGLAGYYRRFVEGFSFIAAPVARLT; via the exons atgatCACACCACCAGTTGCTGCCCCTCCTGCCCAGGcaactagaggtagaggtagggaaggtagaggtcaccctaaaAGAGGAggtcaggccagatactatgcccttgcTGCCCGTACCAaagttgttgcctctgattctatcatcacag cacctcaggaaagtgcttcagactctgagagaaagaaattatatgcaaagttctcgaaatgtgagctctggttggattccgtggcattcttgggtcacgtggtatcaAGTGAAGGAATCATGGTGGATCTAAAGAAagtagaagcagtgcagagttggcccagaccatcttcagctacaagtatccgtagttttcttggcttggcaggttattaccgacGATTTGTTGAGGGTTTTTCATTTATTGCAGCACCTGTGgccaggctgacctag